One Setaria italica strain Yugu1 chromosome II, Setaria_italica_v2.0, whole genome shotgun sequence DNA segment encodes these proteins:
- the LOC101758191 gene encoding uncharacterized protein LOC101758191, with product MRRSRSCLSCVPMGTAALPIEKQFVPPAALPSWPASAAVSDGGFAKGSIDLGGLEVRQITTFAKVWSTTQGGEDGVGATFFEPSPVPAGFSVLGHYAQPNSRPLFGHVLVARDTSGTGALLAAPVDYTLVWSSPDGAGNFWLPTAPEGYKAVGAVVTATSDKPSRDEVRCVRADFTDACETEESLLSSDKDGFSAATLRPSVRGIDARGVHAGTFLAQSNAASASTVACLKNNSASYTSSMPDLAQVNSLLAAYAPHVYLHPNEPYFPSSVTWFFENGALLYQKGSQTATPVAADGSNLPQGGGNDGGYWLDLPVDNKQREKVKRGDLASAKVYVQAKPMLGGTVTDLAVWIFYPFNGPARAKVGLLTIPLGEIGEHVGDWEHVTLRVSNFSGELLRMYFSQHSAGTWVEASQLEYLDAGDGGSRPVAYASLHGHALYPKAGLVLQGDARLGVGIRNDAARGSRLDTGGAGRCEVVSAEYLGVAEPAWLGFEREWGPRVEYDIGRVINRVARILPRSARERLAKLVEKVLVGDGPTGPKMHGNWRNDEREA from the exons GTCATGGCCGGCCTCAGCAGCAG TTTCAGATGGAGGATTTGCAAAGGGCAGCATAGACCTTGGAGGCCTGGAAGTGCGCCAAATCACCACGTTCGCCAAGGTCTGGTCCACCACTCaaggcggcgaggacggcgtcgGCGCCACCTTCTTCGAGCCCTCGCCGGTCCCTGCCGGCTTCTCCGTGCTCGGCCACTACGCGCAGCCCAACAGCCGCCCTCTCTTCGGCCACGTCCTCGTCGCTCGCGACACCTCCGGCACCGGAGCGCTCCTTGCCGCGCCCGTGGACTACACCCTCGTGTGGTCCAGCCCGGACGGCGCCGGCAATTTCTGGCTCCCCACGGCTCCTGAAGGTTACAAGGCGGTGGGCGCGGTGGTCACGGCCACGTCTGACAAGCCTTCGCGCGACGAGGTCAGGTGCGTCCGCGCCGACTTCACCGACGCGTGCGAGACAGAGGAGTCGCTGTTGAGCAGCGACAAGGACGGCTTCAGCGCCGCCACTCTGAGGCCGTCCGTCCGTGGCATCGACGCCCGCGGCGTGCACGCCGGCACCTTCCTCGCCCAGAGCAACGCGGCGAGCGCCTCGACGGTGGCGTGCCTGAAGAACAACAGCGCGAGTTACACGTCCTCCATGCCTGACCTGGCTCAGGTGAACTCCCTCCTCGCGGCCTACGCGCCGCACGTGTACCTGCACCCGAACGAGCCCTACTTCCCTTCGTCGGTGACGTGGTTCTTCGAGAACGGCGCGCTGCTGTACCAGAAGGGCAGCCAGACCGCGACGCCGGTGGCCGCCGACGGGTCGAACCTCCCGCAAGGCGGCGGCAACGACGGCGGCTACTGGCTCGACCTGCCGGTGGACAACAAGCAGAGGGAGAAGGTCAAGAGGGGCGACCTCGCCAGCGCGAAGGTGTACGTGCAAGCGAAGCCGATGCTGGGCGGGACGGTGACCGACCTCGCCGTGTGGATCTTCTACCCGTTCAACGGGCCGGCGCGCGCCAAGGTCGGCCTGCTCACGATCCCGCTGGGCGAGATCGGCGAGCACGTCGGCGACTGGGAGCACGTGACGCTGCGTGTGAGCAacttctccggcgagctgctccGGATGTACTTCTCGCAGCACAGCGCGGGGACGTGGGTGGAGGCGTCGCAGCTGGAGTACCTGGACGCGGGGGACGGCGGGAGCAGGCCGGTGGCGTACGCGTCGCTGCACGGGCACGCGTTGTACCCGAAGGCGGGGCTGGTGCTGCAGGGCGACGCGAGGCTGGGCGTCGGGATCCGGAACGACGCCGCCAGGGGGAGCAGGCTGgacaccggcggcgccgggcggtgCGAGGTGGTGTCGGCGGAGTACCTCGGCGTCGCGGAGCCGGCGTGGCTCGGGTTCGAGCGCGAGTGGGGGCCGAGGGTGGAGTACGACATCGGGCGCGTGATCAACCGCGTGGCGAGGATCCTGCCGCGCTCGGCGAGGGAGCGGCTGGCCAAGCTGGTGGAGAAGGTGCTCGTCGGCGATGGGCCGACGGGGCCCAAGATGCACGGCAACTGGAGGAACGACGAGAGGGAGGCCTGA
- the LOC101756828 gene encoding probable homogentisate phytyltransferase 2, chloroplastic encodes MPMASLAAPPLPSRAPSFLAAPAIHSGRPPRLVGPVRSASPLLSSASAGCFPRAPRAPCSAARERRRDSVRTFSQADAAGPAPLSKTLSDLKDSCWRFLRPHTIRGTALGSIALVARALIENSHLINWWLLFKAFYGLVALICGNGYIVGINQIYDVAIDKVNKPYLPIAAGDLSVESAWLLVILFAAAGFSIVLSNFGPFITSLYCLGLFLGTIYSVPPFRLKRYPVAAFLIIATVRGFLLNFGVYYATRAALGLTFQWSSPVAFITCFVTLFALVIAITKDLPDVEGDRKYQISTLATKLGVRNIAFLGSGLLVANYIAAIVVAFLMPQAFRRAVMVPVHVALAAGLIFQTWVLEQAKYTKDAISQYYRFIWNLFYAEYILFPLI; translated from the exons ATGCCCATGGCTTCCCTcgccgcccctcctctcccatcCCGCGCCCCTAGCTtcctcgccgcccccgccaTCCACAGCGGGCGGCCTCCGCGCCTGGTCGGGCCGGTGCGGTCCGCGTCCCCactcctctcctccgcctccgcaggCTGCTTCCCCCGCGCCCCTCGCGCGCCCTGCAGCGCCGCCCGCGAACGCCGCCGCGACTCCGTGCGG ACATTCTCTCAAGCTGATGCTGCTGGACCAGCTCCTTTATCAAAGACTCTGTCAGACCTCAAGGATTCCTGCTGGAGATTTCTGAGGCCACACACAATTCGAGGAACTGCTTTGGGATCCAT AGCTTTGGTTGCTAGAGCCTTGATAGAGAATTCCCACCTGATAAATTGGTGGTTATTATTTAAAGCATTCTATGGGCTTGTAGCGTTAATCTGTGGCAATGGTTACATAGTTGGGATCAATCAGATCTATGATGTTGCTATTGACAA GGTAAATAAGCCATACCTACCCATTGCTGCCGGCGATCTGTCAGTTGAGTCAGCTTGGTTGTTGGTAATATTATTCGCAGCTGCAGGCTTTTCAATTGTCCTGTCGAACTTTGGACCATTCATTACCTCTCTATACTGCCTTGGCCTATTTCTTGGAACTATATATTCCGTTCCACCATTCAGACTGAAGAGATATCCGGTTGCTGCTTTTCTTATCATTGCAACG GTTCGCGGTTTCCTTCTCAACTTTGGTGTGTACTATGCTACTAGGGCTGCACTAGGTCTTACATTCCAATGGAG CTCTCCTGTTGCATTCATTACATGCTTCGTGACACTATTTGCTCTGGTCATTGCTATAACCAAAGATCTCCCTGATGTTGAAGGGGATCGCAA GTACCAGATATCAACTTTGGCAACAAAGCTTGGTGTCAGAAACATTGCCTTCCTTGGGTCTGGTTTGTTGGTAGCAAATTACATTGCTGCTATTGTTGTAGCTTTTCTCATGCCTCAG GCTTTTAGGCGCGCTGTCATGGTTCCTGTGCATGTTGCCCTTGCAGCTGGTTTAATTTTCCAG ACGTGGGTTCTGGAGCAAGCGAAGTACACTAAG gatgctatTTCGCAGTACTACCGGTTCATTTGGAATCTCTTCTACGCTGAATATATCCTCTTCCCGTTAATATAG
- the LOC101757778 gene encoding alpha-amylase/trypsin inhibitor, with protein sequence MAPPSVIGFGAAVATLALLAAVGEAAVFTVVNQCPFTVWAASVPVGGGRQMNRGDTWRISVPAGTTAARIWARTGCRFDASGRGSCRTGDCGGVLACTGYGRAPNTLAEFALNQFNNLDFFDISLIDGFNVPMNFLPDGGSGCSRGPRCAVDVNARCPAELRQDGVCNNACPVFKKDVYCCVGSAANSCGPTNYSRYFKGQCPDAYSYPKDDATSTFTCPAGTNYKVVFCP encoded by the coding sequence ATGGCGCCTCCTTCCGTGATCGgcttcggcgccgccgtcgcgacgctcgccctcctcgccgcggttggcgaggcggcggtgttCACGGTGGTGAACCAGTGCCCCTTCACGGTTTGGGCGGCGTCCGTGCCtgtgggcggcggccggcagatGAACCGCGGCGATACGTGGCGGATCAGCGTGCCCGCCggcacgacggcggcgcgcaTCTGGGCGCGCACGGGCTGCCGGTTCGACGCGTCCGGCCGCGGGAGCTGCCGCACGGGTGACTGCGGCGGGGTGCTGGCGTGCACGGGGTACGGGCGCGCCCCCAACACGCTGGCGGAGTTCGCGCTCAACCAGTTCAACAACCTCGACTTCTTCGACATCTCCCTCATCGACGGCTTCAACGTGCCCATGAACTTCCTCCCCGACGGCGGGTCCGGGTGCAGCCGGGGACCCCGGTGCGCGGTGGACGTGAACGCGCGGTGCCCGGCGGAGCTGAGGCAGGACGGGGTCTGCAACAACGCGTGCCCCGTGTTCAAGAAGGACGTGTACTGCTGCGTCGGCTCGGCGGCCAACAGCTGCGGGCCGACCAACTACTCGAGGTACTTCAAGGGGCAGTGCCCCGACGCGTACAGCTACCCCAAGGACGACGCCACCAGCACCTTCACCTGCCCCGCCGGAACCAACTACAAGGTCGTCTTCTGCCCGTAA